One Candida dubliniensis CD36 chromosome 1, complete sequence genomic region harbors:
- a CDS encoding ARG5,6 protein, [contains: n-acetyl-gamma-glutamyl-phosphate reductase (n-acetyl-glutamate semialdehyde dehydrogenase) (nagsa dehydrogenase); acetylglutamate kinase (nag kinase) (agk) (n-acetyl-l-glutamate 5-phosphotransferase)], putative (Similar to C. albicans ARG5;~Similar to S. cerevisiae ARG5) — translation MIRQVNKKAISTSLFKRLSLSGSAIANITANKKTSTHPFHQKTQLTNVRFYSTKSTVIQLLNNIGSKREVEQYLKYFTSVSQQQFAVIKVGGAIITQQLNELASCLAFLYHVGLYPIVLHGTGPQINELLENEGVEPEYIDGIRITNPKTMEVVRKCFLEQNLRLVTALEKIGVHARPITAGVFEAEYLDKDKYQLVGKITGVNKSPIEAAINSGYLPILTSLAETSSGQLLNVNADVAAGELAREFEPLKIVYLNEKGGIINGNTGEKVSAINLDEEYEDLLKESWVKYGTKLKIKEIHDLLQHLPRSSSVAIIDVNDLQKELFTDSGAGTLIRRGYRLINRNSLRDFGNPDLLRNALLRDPEIKTGKVSVASYLKFLDSVQFKSYGDEPLEVLAIVVEQNEKVPKLDKFLSSKTGWLNNVTDNIFNAIKKDYSQLCWIVNENDANLPWYFSKSDGSFAKNGQILFWYGLNIEEASKLIKEFDSSSIGSSLSSSKESGVFTSAQQKRGFHHSTVRKDTNPNPPLSKGKQTHRKKVALIGARGYTGQNLIKLIDNHPYLDISYVSSRELEGQKLQGYNKDNIVYSNLQVEDIKRLEENNEVDVWVMALPNGVCKPFVNTIDSVENPNSKIVDLSADYRFDTTGEWTYGLPELNDRKAIAQAKKISNPGCYATAAQVAIAPLKEYISGTPSIFGVSGYSGAGTKPSPKNDVNLLSNNLIPYSLTDHVHEKEISSQLGLQVAFTPHVAQWFQGISHTINIPIKKGSLTSREIRNIYQDRYQGEKLITISGEAPLVKDISGKHGVVVGGFAVNSNEDRVVIVATIDNLLKGAATQCLQNINLSQEFGEYDGIPTESLIRG, via the coding sequence ATGATCAGACAAGTGAATAAAAAGGCTATTTCAACCAGTCTTTTCAAGAGATTATCGCTCAGCGGTAGTGCTATTGCTAATATAACAGCCAATAAAAAAACGTCCACTCATCCATTCCACCAAAAGACTCAGTTGACAAATGTTCGTTTctattcaacaaaatccactgttattcaattattgaacaaTATTGGTTCGAAGCGTGAAGTTGAACAATACTTAAAGTATTTCACTTCGGTGTCTCAGCAACAATTTGCAGTGATTAAAGTTGGAGGTGCAATTATCACTCAACAATTAAACGAATTAGCATCATGTTTGGCCTTCTTATATCACGTTGGTTTGTATCCTATTGTTTTACATGGTACTGGTCCACAAATCAATGAATTGTTAGAGAATGAAGGTGTTGAACCAGAGTATATTGATGGTATCAGAATCACCAACCCCAAAACCATGGAAGTTGTGCGTAAATGTTTCTTAGAACAAAACTTGCGTTTGGTGACAGCTTTAGAAAAAATTGGAGTTCATGCACGTCCAATAACTGCTGGTGTGTTTGAAGCTGAATACTTGGATAAAGACAAGTACCAATTAGTTGGTAAAATCACTGGTGTGAACAAGTCCCCAATTGAAGCCGCTATCAATAGTGGATATTTACCAATTTTGACATCTTTGGCAGAAACGTCTCTGGGTCAGTTATTAAATGTCAATGCTGATGTCGCTGCTGGTGAATTGGCTCGTGAATTTGAACCATTGAAAATCGTTTACTTAAATGAAAAGGGAGGTATTATAAACGGAAACACTGGTGAAAAAGTTTCTGCTATTAACTTGGATGAAGAATATGAAGATTTGTTAAAGGAAAGTTGGGTTAAGTACGGTACCAAATTAAAGATCAAAGAAATTCACGATTTGTTACAACACTTGCCAAGATCTTCTTCGGTTGCCATTATTGATGTCAACGATTTACAAAAGGAATTGTTCACTGATTCTGGTGCTGGTACTTTAATCAGAAGAGGTTACAGATTAATAAACAGAAACTCCTTACGTGATTTCGGTAACCCTGATTTGTTAAGAAACGCCTTGTTGAGAGACCCAGAGATCAAAACTGGTAAAGTTTCTGTTGCTtcatatttgaaatttttagaTTCTGTGCAATTCAAGAGTTACGGAGACGAACCTTTGGAAGTTTTGGCCATTGTCGTAGAACAAAACGAGAAAGTTCCTAAGTTAGATAAGTTTTTGTCATCCAAGACTGGTTGGTTAAACAATGTTACCgataatattttcaacGCTATCAAGAAAGATTACAGTCAATTATGTTGGATTGtcaatgaaaatgatgcTAATTTGCCTTGGTATTTCTCGAAATCTGATGGTTCATTTGCCAAGAATGGCCAAATCTTGTTTTGGTACGGATTGAACATCGAAGAAGCCagtaaattaattaaagaatttgattcttcATCTATTGGGTCATCTTTATCATCTTCTAAAGAGTCTGGTGTATTCACCTCTGCTCAACAAAAACGTGGTTTCCATCACTCTACAGTCCGCAAAGACACCAATCCTAATCCTCCATTATCCAAAGGCAAACAAACCCACAGAAAAAAAGTTGCTTTGATTGGTGCTAGAGGTTACACGGGGCAAAACttgattaaattgattgataacCACCCATACTTGGATATTTCATATGTGTCGTCTCGTGAATTGGAAGGCCAAAAATTGCAAGGTTACAACAAGGATAACATTGTTTACTCCAACTTACAAGTTGAAGACATTAAGAGATTAGAAGAAAACAACGAGGTCGATGTTTGGGTCATGGCTTTACCTAATGGTGTTTGTAAACCATTTGTTAACACCATTGATTCCGTTGAGAACCCAAACTCGAAAATTGTTGACTTATCTGCTGATTATCGTTTTGACACAACTGGTGAATGGACTTATGGATTGCCAGAACTAAATGATCGTAAAGCTATAGCTCAAGCCAAGAAGATTTCCAACCCAGGTTGTTATGCCACTGCCGCTCAAGTTGCCATTGCCCCATTGAAAGAGTACATTTCTGGAACCCCAAGTATTTTTGGTGTTTCTGGTTACTCGGGTGCTGGAACCAAACCATCTCCTAAGAACGATGTTAATTTGTtgtcaaataatttaattccTTATTCATTAACTGATCATGTGCacgaaaaagaaatcagcAGTCAATTGGGTCTACAAGTTGCATTTACTCCACATGTTGCTCAATGGTTTCAAGGTATTTCTCATACTATCAACATTCCAATCAAAAAAGGTTCGTTGACTTCTCGTGAAATTAGAAACATTTACCAAGATAGATATCAAGGTGAGAAGCTAATCACCATTAGCGGAGAGGCACCACTTGTTAAAGACATTAGTGGCAAACatggtgttgttgttggtgggTTTGCTGTAAACTCTAATGAAGACcgtgttgttattgttgccACTATCgataatttgttgaaagGTGCAGCTACCCAATGTTTACAAAACATCAATTTGAGTCAAGAATTTGGCGAATACGATGGTATTCCAACAGAATCCTTGATCAGAGGTTGA